The following proteins come from a genomic window of Micromonospora zamorensis:
- a CDS encoding sensor histidine kinase — protein MTVRRTMFGRPLRGVAFDVAVSALVALVSLTAAVNQPGGWAATLVGVAMAAALVLRRTHPSAVTVVVAALALVQVIAGWGPLVYDIAVLIALYSVVKYGERLRDGVVAGAVAAVGVLLAAAQTPHVVQWWITALWYALVTGAVWLVALNVRTRRLYVLSLEERATTLEREREAESRAAVAEERTRIARELHDVVAHSMAVMIVQADGARFMLDRDPAQARTAVKVVADTGRQALEEMRRLVGVLRDAGPGGAADGADGLVVAADPEHRRLALAELPDLLTRFGDAGLRIRSTVTGAPPALPPGLELTVYRVVQEGLTNALKHAGVGAGVEVCLAYTAEAVVVRVVDNGQGRPLVSPTPSGGHGLLGMRERVTVYDGSLTAGPRPVGGWQVEVRLPLPSEPATEVIAA, from the coding sequence GTGACCGTGAGACGCACCATGTTCGGTCGGCCATTGCGCGGCGTCGCCTTCGACGTGGCCGTGTCCGCCCTGGTGGCGCTCGTCAGCCTGACCGCGGCGGTGAACCAGCCCGGCGGCTGGGCGGCCACCCTGGTCGGTGTGGCAATGGCGGCGGCGCTGGTGTTGCGCCGCACCCACCCGAGCGCGGTGACCGTGGTGGTCGCGGCGCTCGCCCTGGTCCAGGTGATCGCCGGGTGGGGCCCGCTCGTCTACGACATCGCCGTCCTGATCGCGCTCTACAGCGTGGTGAAGTACGGCGAACGGCTCCGCGACGGCGTGGTGGCCGGCGCGGTCGCCGCCGTCGGTGTGCTGCTCGCCGCCGCGCAGACCCCCCACGTCGTCCAGTGGTGGATCACCGCGCTGTGGTACGCGCTGGTCACCGGCGCGGTGTGGTTGGTGGCGCTGAACGTGCGGACCCGCCGGCTCTACGTGCTCAGCCTGGAGGAACGGGCCACGACCCTGGAACGCGAACGGGAGGCCGAGTCCCGGGCGGCGGTCGCCGAGGAGCGCACCCGGATCGCGCGTGAGCTGCACGACGTGGTCGCCCACAGCATGGCGGTGATGATCGTCCAGGCGGACGGCGCCCGGTTCATGCTCGACCGTGACCCCGCCCAGGCGCGCACCGCCGTCAAGGTGGTCGCGGACACCGGCCGCCAGGCACTGGAGGAGATGCGCCGGCTGGTCGGCGTCCTGCGCGACGCCGGCCCGGGTGGCGCCGCCGACGGGGCCGACGGGCTCGTGGTGGCCGCCGACCCGGAGCACCGGCGCCTGGCCCTGGCCGAGTTGCCCGACCTGCTGACCCGGTTCGGCGACGCCGGGCTGCGCATCCGCAGCACCGTCACCGGCGCGCCGCCGGCCCTGCCCCCGGGCCTGGAGTTGACCGTCTACCGGGTGGTGCAGGAGGGACTGACCAACGCGCTCAAGCACGCCGGCGTCGGCGCCGGCGTGGAGGTCTGTCTGGCCTACACCGCCGAGGCCGTCGTCGTCCGGGTGGTCGACAACGGCCAGGGCCGCCCGCTGGTCAGCCCCACGCCGTCGGGTGGTCACGGCCTGCTCGGCATGCGGGAACGGGTGACGGTGTACGACGGCAGCCTCACCGCCGGCCCCCGACCCGTCGGGGGCTGGCAGGTCGAAGTGCGGCTACCGCTACCGTCTGAGCCGGCAACGGAGGTGATCGC